The window AAAAGTGCATTTAATAATATCTATATAAGCTGaacgaattgaaataaattataatctttgtaaaaaaaaaaaataattgcaattaattattttgtataattgtaaaaaatcaataatattaataattttacttaATTGAATTTGTaagtattaatataatactaggtatatatcatattgaataaacaacataaaataaatatatataataattataagaaatgtattttttttttaagtgaaaataaaattgcaacgttgttttgttgttatttttattatactatgatatattattaatttttttaagaatctctgtatttataaattatattaattagtTTTATATTATTGCGGTTCTATTAATAagaaatattgaaaaattactttttttattcaattttttttttttctcttaaaataaatctcattttaaataaataatatatgttctagataaaataaaacatactaattttataaaatacagaaacctttgaaataaaatgaaacaataaatttattgaatattatcaaaagaaaattattatataacttATATTTGTACTGCTTTGCATACAATTTCAAATCATAAGCATATACAgcataaaagaaaacaacaaaggcatctactTCCATAAATTCCTAATGTTTGCTATTCTagcaaacaaatggaaatattccagagaagtattcatttaacaattaaatttaatatattctacattaatatttcCTACATTAATCTTTCTACAATTTTAACTGTTCACAGGTTTGTTTCATgatgtaaattttattaatatttaaataatcctatctttttgcatatttaaatatttgccCTAAAccatgaaccctaaacctcgCATTTTAGacgtaaattattatatagattAGCACGCTctttaatataattcttcACACTGTCTGTAGATATGTCTAGTTTATCCTGAGTAATGTATCCTTTAATTAAATCAAAATGAGTAGAATAATTGTATATGTTTTCTATatcatcaaaaaaatatctacatCTTATTTCTGAACGTATTAGACATCTCTAagctttttttgtgtttttaatatttcaacCCAAATTggatgcaattttttaataatatcagaaatatatgtattcTCATTATTGTTAATGTCTTTTACTATATAATCTATTGTTGAATCCAATAATTTACAATTGTACAATGATCTTCAAATGTAACATAGAGAGAcaattcatcaaaatttatgcataaattgtaagataaaaaaactaTTCTAATAAATTGAcactcacaaaaaaataagaatatttaattttttatgcatgcaattatacaataattatttatgttattatattctactcatttatttattatattgttattttctttgattgtacatatataattaaagaaTTGCGTATCTAATACTATGACTATTGCAAATTGATTGTACGTAAATTCCTAAAATATAACGTGTTCATCTTATTGCAAGCacaaaagataaaaataaatatgctaaTAATTGATGAAACTTATATCttgtatatgaaaaaatatcattagtACTTAAATCATAACGAATtaaacaataattttatgttgcCTTTAGAAATAACTTATAGTGAAGCGAGGAATAGGAAGAAATCATACTTAGAAAATGCATTATCCAAATGAGTAAGCACAAAAATTAATCCCAAATCGGATATATAAGTGTATGTTTGCACTATGCTATTTGAGGCTATATGTTTTTGTCtatatcatatttattatttcttatcTAGGTATTTTATGCAAAGAAAATGatgagcatatatatataaaagatataatattataggatataatataaattatttaaataaatcatATGAATTCGCTAAAAGTTGAATACACtaaggaataaaataaaagatgtaattttaatacatttagTCATTTACTAAATTCATCACtaaaatttcccttttcaaaTAATATCTCATGTTATGTctcattaaaataatatgatcacacataaaatatttttaattaaaatatagagaATGAATGAAATatgaaattttcttattaatatataccTCCATTAAATGTAATATCTATTCATTTTTCGAATGATGACTTAATGTACAAAGTTTATagttttaatattatattttttgttaatttataaagaataatTCAAATGATCATTCATTCGTTGTTATATGGTAAAAGTATTAATCGAAAATATTTCgttttatgtttatatttcaagtataaattatatttagatgtatatatttttatcctattcttcttaatttttctattgATCAGTAAATTAGGTCATAAAATTCCAGCTTACTTACTATATCTTATGTTAATATCATTCTTCTTGtgtcattaaataataaatataatttgttcatGTGTCttatcaatatattttatataattttttctgtagtATCAtcgttaatatatattaaaatatgttttcctttattatttctttatatataagtataattgtttgtttatacataaatttcTGCTTAACATTGCTAATCATAATTCATTTGATATTATTAtctattttcatttaaaaaaaaaattacgcagTATGATATCCTATGTAATGTTCTCGATCGTCGTTATTAGGATTAAATGATTCATGCTTTTGAGAGAATAAtatgttttcttcttcatttacGTTACTTACCTTATATTTAATCCATTCAAAACCGTTACGTAACCGACTTCCTAAGGGTGTAAACTTGTGtataaaagaataatatgaaacgtatataatatatttatttactattAATGCATATAGCAATcaattattaaaaagtttaTAGAGTTGgaatgtttttattaaaattttatttactttatataataatccAGATGTCATAGAAGGTACAACTACTCCCAGGAACACATAGCCAAATGTTTTTGTAGAATCAGATTTTTGTCCAGAAAATTGTGTAGGATCTAATAAACAATGATCATGTGAAGCTGCTTTTGACTTTTCTCGttctgaaatttttttttcacattttaatttaggTATCGCATTTTTCGGGTTGTaatatttacatttcttATAAAAAACATCCTTCTCATATGCttgaatatataatttcttaAATTGTTCATATagtgttgattttttttcgatgtATTCTTCATATTCCTTGCATTTTTCATCACTAAAATcagttaaaaattaaattcatgATAATCGATACAATAATCATAAAGTTCTTTACGCTCTTTCCAGTTATCGACCGCAAGTACAGTTGGCGAACGCAGGCAAATGTCGGCTTGATCTGCATTGCGACCTGTAAAAACATGGCTTAAAATATTCTTAAGATTACCATAAGGAATAATAACTCCTCCTCTCTTACCTTGAAAATCTTCAAACAACTGTTCATATGTCCAAAGACTCAAAAGGTTACAATGCTGATCCTTCAAatcatcttcattttcttcttcaaacaTAGTTTTTAGGTATTTTACAAGGGttgcacaaatttttataatttttgaatCTGTGTTGTCTATTAAATTCAGTGATTTACATTTAACAATATGTTGTTGTAAGTCttcatttgaaaaattc is drawn from Plasmodium cynomolgi strain B DNA, scaffold: 0061, whole genome shotgun sequence and contains these coding sequences:
- a CDS encoding hypothetical protein (putative); its protein translation is VAMQIKPTFACVRQLYLRSITGKSVKNFMIIEYEEYIEKKSTLYEQFKKLYIQAYEKDVFYKKCKYYNPKNAIPKLKCEKKISEREKSKAASHDHCLLDPTQFSGQKSDSTKTFGYVFLGVVVPSMTSGLLYKFTPLGSRLRNGFEWIKYKVSNVNEEENILFSQKHESFNPNNDDREHYIGYHTA